GGAATCAAAGGGTACCGAAAAGCTGCCGAAATGGGATATGCGGAAGCTCAACACTCGTTAGGATTCAGCTACAGACTCGGGAATGGAGTTCCACAAGATTATAAAAAAGCTGTCTACTGGTACCAAAAAGCAGCTGACCAAAATCTTTGCTCGGCGCAAAATTCGCTGGGTTATATGTATGAACAAGGCAAAGGCGTAATCAAAGACTACGTTCTTGCCCACAAGTGGTACAACTTATCTTCCGTGAATTGTAAAGGATCCGTTAGGGACAGAGATAACCTTGAAAAACAAATGACACCTTCCCAAATCGCAGAAGCACAAAAGCTTGCCCGCGAATGGAAGCCTAACCAATAAGCCACACCAAGGCCGCTCATCCGAGCGGCCTTGGTGTCACATTTTCCCCACACGCCCGACTCCTGTTGCAGAAACGCAAGCACCCCAAGGAGAACACCATGAACGTCAACAAGATCATCCTGTCTCTCGGCATCATCGCCTTCATCGCAGCCTTCCTGCCCATGGCCACCAATGACGTGGTCTACATAGGCGTTGAGCACATGGGCAACCTGACCAAGCTGCTCTACCTGCTGCCTCTCGGTATTATCGGACTCTCCTGCGCCACGACCAAAGTGCCGTTCAAATGCCTGGGAATCGGCCTTGTGCGGGGGGAATTCTCACCGTGCTCACGGTCTGGTCCGGCATGCGGCAGGCCGAACTGATGGCGGGCATGTTCGGGGGGACTCGCGACAAAGGCCTTCGGGATGACGGCCGGCACGACGCTTCCCGGCTACGGCGGCATCATCGCAGGCCTGGCCTACATCGGGATCATCATCATGTCCCTACGCCATCACGACGCCGCATTATCGGAAGAATAGGAGAGCTCGCGCCGAACCAAAGGGGCCGCACTGGTGCGGCCCTTTTTTTGTCACCTTTTTCCACCCCGCCCGACTGTGAATGCAGAAACCCTAACCGCATTCACAGGAGAACGACATGCCCCCGCACCTCACCGACAGAATTTGGGGCCTGCTGCTCAAGACCGCTTTCGGACCGATTAACTGCAACGCCACGGATGGCGTTGCCGCCGACCAGATGGTGATCCCCTACGGCTCCGCACGCCGCGCGCTCGACCGGCTCCGGGGCGACATGGATGAAACCGCGGACGACTCCAGCATGACGCTCACGGTCAGCAACCCGATGCATGCCAATGCCGGAATCAGAAAGCTCTCGCTGCGTTTCAACCCCACCCGCCGTCTGACCGGTATCAGCATCACCTGGGACGCCGACGGCAACACGTTCGGCAAGCTGAAATTCTGGCTGGACCGGGATGTCCGGACCGCCGGATGCCATCGCCTCGGATACGACCTCGCGTGCCGCTACGAATTGGACAACGCCCACATCGAACTGATCAGCAACCCGCTCGGTTTCGGGATGTCCCGCGAGGTCACCCTGTCCTGCTTTCTTGGCGCCGGGGGAAAGATGACGGCCATGTTTTCCAACCTGGGCAAGACGAACCGCGCCCAGAACATAGCAGCCTGATTATACAGGGTTTGACAGAGGCTGGACCGCATCATATTCAGGGTGGCAGCCTCTCAAAGACAAAAAAATGGAGCCGCAACAATGACCTATCGCACCCCGACCTGCCTTCTGACGCTCATCACATTGGCCGCTTTTTCTCTGGCCGGGTGCAAGACGGGATCGGGCACGCCGTCGCCGGTCATCGAAAAGCTGGAGACATACCACCTCGAAATCACCGACAACTCGGCATTCAACGCCAAGAAGCCCTTGGCCCTAAGGGTTGGCAAGGAGCTGTCGAACGATGGATGGACGGCGACGGACAGCCGGCAATCGGCAAAGTGGCCCATGCGCCTCCTCCTGACTTACGGAACCGTACAGCAGCTGGACCATAGCGATCTCGGCAGCGCGCCGATTCCCGTTCCCATGGACCCGATTTCCGTCCTGATCAACGCCTGCTACTTCCTCGGCTGGTCGGCCAAGGAGGTGGGCAAGCAGACCGTGAACGCGGGCACACCGAACTACCTCATCCACATGCGCCTCCATGTTCTCGATCCCAAAGGAACCGTCTGGCGCATCGAGGACGAGATCCCGCTCTACACGCTCGACAACGAAAAAAGCCGGGAACACATTGCCCGCGAGGGCGCGGACAAGATCGCCGGCTATCTGGACGCATTCCGGACGGGCGAGAAAATCGAAAACGCAGTTGAAGAAACCAATGCCTATGAGCTGGAACAATTCCACGCCGCATCGCATTGACCCGCTTGAAAACCGTCACATCGAAAGGAACAGCCCATGGAAGGACGCATCAAGACTTTTCTCCCCAGCAAGGCCTACGGATTCATTGAGGGAGACGACGGCAAATCCTATTTTTTCCACATGCAGGACTTCAAGCCCGCAACAGCCAGGATCAAAGAGAACCTCTTCGTCGCCTTCGAGGAGACGGCCACTCCGAAAGGATACCGCGCCAAGAATGTCGAGTTGATCGGCGGGCAAATCGAATACCAGGAGATTTTCGACGGCTTCAGAACCAGCCGGAAGGGGAAGCCCAACGGCACGGATGTCTTGTTCTCCGCGATGGTCGCGGTCGGCGACAAGGACCTGGACCTGGCGAAACGCGAGCTGGCGTACATGGCCAATCGGTTCGGGTGCAACGCCGTATTGAACATCGTCTATTCGAAAGAGACGCGTTCAAAAGGGAATTACCGGTATTCGTACCACAATTTCACA
The Desulfovibrio sp. Huiquan2017 genome window above contains:
- a CDS encoding cold shock domain-containing protein — encoded protein: MEGRIKTFLPSKAYGFIEGDDGKSYFFHMQDFKPATARIKENLFVAFEETATPKGYRAKNVELIGGQIEYQEIFDGFRTSRKGKPNGTDVLFSAMVAVGDKDLDLAKRELAYMANRFGCNAVLNIVYSKETRSKGNYRYSYHNFTGECVVMSQKRFTRNRQLADQKNREVNERLQQVDANYREYLEEERRKQRMKSLVLMVGAGVILAFILISQLR